A single window of Streptomyces griseoviridis DNA harbors:
- a CDS encoding DUF4395 domain-containing protein produces the protein MDIDVRGPRFGAAVTTVVLAAVLITGSAWLLAWQTLAFALGAAGGVARSPYGVLFRAAIRPRLGPPRAFEPPEPPRFAQAVGLGFALLGLIGYAVGPEWLGTAATGLALAAAFLNSAFGFCLGCEMYLLLRRATAGAG, from the coding sequence ATGGACATCGATGTACGAGGCCCCCGGTTCGGCGCGGCCGTGACGACCGTCGTCCTGGCGGCCGTGCTGATCACCGGCAGCGCCTGGCTGCTGGCCTGGCAGACCCTGGCGTTCGCGCTGGGCGCGGCAGGCGGGGTGGCCCGCTCGCCGTACGGGGTGCTGTTCCGCGCCGCGATACGGCCGAGGCTCGGGCCGCCGCGCGCGTTCGAGCCGCCCGAGCCGCCGCGGTTCGCCCAGGCCGTCGGGCTCGGCTTCGCGCTGCTCGGTCTGATCGGGTACGCGGTGGGTCCTGAGTGGCTCGGGACGGCGGCCACCGGGCTCGCCCTCGCGGCGGCCTTCCTGAACTCCGCGTTCGGCTTCTGCCTGGGGTGCGAGATGTATCTGCTGCTGCGCCGGGCGACCGCGGGAGCGGGGTAA
- a CDS encoding electron transfer flavoprotein subunit beta/FixA family protein, which produces MSLRIVVTVKYVPDATGDRHFADDLTVDRDDVDGLLSELDEYAVEQALQISENSDDDVEVTVLTVGPEDAKDALRKALSMGADKAVHVEDDDLHGTDVIGTSLVLAKAIEKAGYDLVISGMASTDGTAGVVPALLAERLGVPQVTLLSEVSVENGTVKGRRDGDAASEQLEAALPAVVSVTDQSGEARYPSFKGIMAAKKKPVQAWDLSDLEIDADEVGLDGSWTKVDTADERPARTAGTIVKDEGEGGKQLAEFLAGQKFV; this is translated from the coding sequence GTGAGCTTGAGGATCGTTGTCACTGTGAAGTACGTGCCCGACGCCACTGGCGACCGGCACTTCGCCGATGACCTGACCGTGGACCGGGACGACGTGGACGGTCTGCTCTCCGAGCTGGACGAGTACGCGGTGGAGCAGGCCCTCCAGATCTCGGAGAACTCCGACGACGACGTCGAGGTCACCGTCCTGACGGTCGGCCCCGAGGACGCCAAGGACGCCCTGCGCAAGGCGCTCTCCATGGGCGCCGACAAGGCGGTCCACGTCGAGGACGACGACCTCCACGGCACCGACGTCATCGGCACCTCGCTGGTGCTCGCCAAGGCGATCGAGAAGGCCGGCTACGACCTGGTGATCTCCGGCATGGCCTCCACCGACGGCACCGCGGGCGTCGTCCCCGCGCTGCTCGCCGAGCGCCTCGGCGTCCCGCAGGTCACCCTGCTGTCCGAGGTCTCCGTCGAGAACGGCACGGTCAAGGGCCGCCGCGACGGCGACGCCGCCTCCGAGCAGCTGGAGGCCGCGCTGCCCGCCGTCGTGTCGGTCACCGACCAGTCGGGCGAGGCCCGTTACCCCTCCTTCAAGGGGATCATGGCGGCGAAGAAGAAGCCGGTCCAGGCGTGGGACCTCTCGGACCTGGAGATCGACGCCGACGAGGTCGGCCTCGACGGCTCCTGGACCAAGGTCGACACGGCGGACGAGCGCCCGGCCCGCACCGCGGGCACGATCGTCAAGGACGAGGGCGAGGGCGGCAAGCAGCTCGCCGAGTTCCTCGCGGGCCAGAAGTTCGTCTGA
- a CDS encoding DUF6421 family protein, with translation MTEILVRVGAEEQIPPVTRAVEHPAWPVLKEAVERIRPWQSKDGSIDFDAEGAPTRADAAEAVETVVAAVAELSPLLPHDADYHRALAADLRAWSDGGFQVPDFLDSLLAFQPAAHREDGLQHLVVFPMYTQNGNPDRNLEAVVLRMVWPQWLAELERTRYDNPMFCGITFEDFTAGYDTNSAVLFPETIAVREAPERFSWGGIFCDREAARFRRVTEAAVKILGIDLPEDVAAMVHDQKRCEEAFVLWDMVHDRTHSHGDLPFDPFMIKQRQPFWMYGLEELRCDLTAFREAVKLADDGVPQARDVQHAILFDRMFRFPVTGERVRNYDGLGGQLLFAYLHRHDVVRWTDNTLHFDWQRAPQVTNQLCAEIEKLYRDGIDRPKLVHWFAGYELVAGYLSPHPGSRWAKGPDALDLDLPPRKLVDDVLPDEFPLSMFYEALSKKLKNVIASTRGITAESDSRIAA, from the coding sequence ATGACGGAAATTCTTGTGCGGGTGGGCGCTGAGGAGCAGATTCCTCCGGTGACCAGGGCGGTCGAACATCCGGCCTGGCCCGTGCTCAAGGAGGCCGTGGAGCGGATCAGGCCATGGCAGTCCAAGGACGGTTCCATCGATTTCGACGCCGAGGGCGCCCCCACGCGCGCGGACGCCGCCGAGGCCGTAGAGACGGTCGTCGCGGCCGTCGCGGAGCTGTCCCCGCTGCTCCCGCACGACGCCGACTACCACCGGGCCCTCGCCGCCGACCTGCGCGCCTGGTCCGACGGCGGTTTCCAGGTGCCGGACTTCCTCGACTCGCTGCTGGCCTTCCAGCCCGCCGCCCACCGGGAGGACGGCCTCCAGCACCTGGTCGTCTTCCCGATGTACACGCAGAACGGCAACCCGGACCGCAATCTGGAGGCGGTCGTGCTGCGGATGGTCTGGCCCCAGTGGCTGGCGGAGCTGGAGCGGACCCGCTACGACAACCCGATGTTCTGCGGGATCACCTTCGAGGACTTCACGGCCGGGTACGACACCAACTCCGCCGTCCTCTTCCCGGAGACCATCGCCGTCCGTGAGGCGCCGGAACGATTCTCCTGGGGTGGCATCTTCTGCGACCGCGAGGCCGCCCGCTTCCGCCGGGTCACCGAGGCCGCCGTCAAGATCCTCGGCATCGACCTGCCCGAGGACGTCGCCGCCATGGTCCACGACCAGAAGCGCTGCGAGGAGGCGTTCGTCCTGTGGGACATGGTCCACGACCGCACCCACAGCCACGGCGACCTGCCCTTCGACCCGTTCATGATCAAGCAGCGCCAGCCGTTCTGGATGTACGGCCTGGAGGAGCTGCGCTGCGACCTCACCGCCTTCAGGGAGGCCGTGAAGCTGGCCGACGACGGCGTCCCGCAGGCCCGTGACGTCCAGCACGCGATCCTCTTCGACCGCATGTTCCGCTTCCCCGTCACCGGCGAGCGGGTGCGCAACTACGACGGCCTCGGCGGCCAGTTGCTCTTCGCGTACCTGCACCGGCACGACGTCGTCCGCTGGACCGACAACACCCTGCACTTCGACTGGCAGCGCGCCCCGCAGGTCACCAACCAGCTCTGCGCCGAGATCGAGAAGCTCTACCGCGACGGCATCGACCGCCCGAAGCTGGTCCACTGGTTCGCTGGGTACGAGCTGGTCGCCGGCTACCTCTCGCCGCACCCCGGCTCCCGCTGGGCCAAGGGCCCCGACGCCCTGGATCTCGACCTGCCGCCGCGCAAGCTGGTGGACGACGTGCTTCCGGACGAGTTTCCGCTGAGCATGTTCTATGAGGCACTCTCCAAGAAGCTGAAGAACGTGATCGCCTCGACCCGGGGCATCACCGCGGAGAGCGACTCGCGGATCGCCGCGTGA
- a CDS encoding TlpA family protein disulfide reductase — protein MTGLWVCLAVLALAGAGGAVWRRRSGRVRVRGRDEGKRLGAAELGEALGERATLVQFSSAFCAPCRATRRVLGEVAGMVPGVTHVEIDAEDHLDLVRALGILKTPTVLVLDADGRVVRRATGQPRRADVIAALGEAV, from the coding sequence GTGACAGGACTGTGGGTGTGCCTGGCGGTGCTCGCGCTGGCGGGCGCGGGCGGAGCCGTGTGGCGACGACGGAGCGGGAGGGTGCGGGTGCGCGGACGGGACGAGGGAAAACGGCTGGGCGCCGCCGAGTTGGGCGAGGCGCTGGGCGAGCGGGCCACGCTGGTGCAGTTCTCCAGCGCCTTCTGCGCCCCCTGCCGGGCGACCCGGCGGGTCCTGGGCGAGGTGGCCGGCATGGTCCCGGGGGTGACGCACGTCGAGATCGACGCCGAGGACCACCTCGACCTCGTTCGCGCCCTCGGCATCCTCAAGACGCCGACGGTCCTGGTCCTCGACGCCGACGGCCGGGTGGTCCGCCGCGCCACCGGGCAGCCGCGCCGGGCCGATGTCATCGCCGCGCTGGGGGAGGCGGTGTGA
- a CDS encoding MarR family winged helix-turn-helix transcriptional regulator: MTAPRHETATAAGVDDTVSAVVRQWRTVHPGLDTAPMEIIGRVNRCAALLQQAEDAPLRRAGLSRPEFDLLGALRRTGHELTPGELARETFSSGAAVTKRLKQLTARGLVERRGDTRDRRVAHLRLTDEGRDLVDGILPEQLAYEKAVLSVLAPEGRDELAGLLGELLGRLEGRLGALRV; this comes from the coding sequence ATGACGGCACCCCGCCACGAGACCGCGACCGCAGCCGGCGTGGACGACACCGTCTCCGCGGTCGTTCGGCAGTGGCGGACCGTCCATCCGGGACTCGACACCGCCCCCATGGAGATCATCGGCCGGGTCAACCGCTGCGCCGCCCTCCTCCAGCAGGCCGAGGACGCGCCGCTGCGCCGGGCCGGGCTCAGCCGGCCCGAGTTCGACCTGCTGGGCGCGCTGCGCCGCACCGGGCACGAACTGACCCCAGGCGAGCTGGCCCGCGAGACCTTCTCCTCGGGGGCCGCCGTCACCAAGCGCCTCAAGCAGCTCACCGCCCGCGGACTCGTCGAGCGGCGCGGCGACACCCGCGACCGCCGGGTGGCCCACCTCCGCCTCACCGACGAAGGGCGCGACCTCGTCGACGGCATCCTCCCCGAGCAACTCGCCTACGAGAAAGCCGTCCTGTCCGTGCTCGCCCCCGAGGGGCGTGACGAACTGGCGGGTCTGCTCGGTGAGTTGCTGGGCCGCCTGGAGGGACGCCTGGGCGCGCTGCGGGTCTGA
- a CDS encoding FUSC family protein, translating to MSTPTPAPGPTRARRLPLAGVLRPGRPSDIWFKPALSAVASVAPPNLTLLALGRLDLAMYTMAGSLCALYAHNRPYAARARVLALVVLGMVGGLAVALLTASLTGSAVVLVTVGALLAAAQKALCDATRIGPPGNVVLTFISSAALFAPQTLGQIPGHLALAVAAGAWAWLVGMAPWLVRPHGPERRATAQALNAAAAYAGTPADDTHARARTRAAAAAAVQAAWQSLLATGPRAARTRRALERLVVRAEVALAAPADTDPGRLRGWAGDLVARGPVPRTDTPEDGDELLGVEVELASPRPSLRHRLAPLTPLAVRTAVGCALAGYLSLALGIGRPYWALVTAASLYQANVALTWSRGVQRVVGNLAGVLVFAAVAPLAHLGPAALVLCCLAFNFGAEALITRNYWLGSVCVTPMALLITEFVGVQEPGTLITERVVDTLVGALVGFLAAVAVTNRRAGDRVEDALAAVERLREHTARLLAGPEPEPAALESARRSLAAALVELRATADAASGEWWQRALPQERVMRAEQAGHRTLAATTRRRGRLPGDRTETEGVRP from the coding sequence ATGAGCACCCCGACCCCCGCCCCCGGACCCACCCGCGCCCGCCGCCTCCCGCTCGCCGGGGTGCTCCGCCCAGGCCGACCGTCGGACATCTGGTTCAAGCCCGCCCTCAGCGCCGTGGCCTCGGTCGCACCGCCCAACCTCACCCTGCTCGCCCTCGGCCGCCTCGACCTCGCCATGTACACGATGGCCGGATCGCTCTGCGCCCTCTACGCCCACAACCGCCCCTACGCGGCCCGCGCCCGGGTACTGGCCCTGGTGGTGCTCGGCATGGTCGGCGGACTCGCCGTCGCCCTGCTCACCGCCTCCCTCACCGGCTCGGCGGTCGTCCTGGTCACCGTCGGCGCCCTGCTCGCGGCGGCCCAGAAGGCGCTCTGCGACGCCACCCGCATCGGCCCGCCCGGCAACGTCGTCCTCACCTTCATCAGCTCCGCCGCCCTCTTCGCCCCGCAGACCCTCGGCCAGATCCCCGGCCACCTCGCGCTCGCCGTCGCGGCCGGCGCCTGGGCCTGGCTGGTCGGCATGGCCCCCTGGCTGGTGCGCCCGCACGGACCCGAGCGCCGCGCCACCGCCCAGGCCCTGAACGCCGCCGCCGCGTACGCCGGCACCCCCGCCGACGACACCCACGCCCGCGCCAGGACCCGCGCCGCCGCCGCGGCCGCCGTCCAGGCCGCCTGGCAGTCCCTGCTCGCCACCGGCCCCCGCGCCGCCCGCACCCGGCGCGCGCTCGAACGCCTCGTCGTACGCGCCGAGGTCGCCCTCGCCGCCCCCGCCGACACCGACCCGGGCCGCCTGCGCGGCTGGGCCGGTGACCTCGTCGCGCGCGGCCCCGTGCCCCGCACCGACACCCCGGAGGACGGCGACGAACTCCTCGGCGTCGAGGTCGAACTCGCCTCACCGCGCCCCTCGTTGCGCCACCGCCTGGCCCCCCTCACGCCGCTCGCCGTCCGCACCGCGGTCGGCTGTGCCCTGGCTGGCTACCTCTCGCTCGCCCTCGGGATCGGCCGCCCCTACTGGGCCCTGGTCACCGCCGCCTCCCTCTACCAGGCCAACGTCGCCCTCACCTGGAGCCGGGGCGTCCAGCGCGTCGTCGGCAACCTCGCCGGCGTCCTGGTCTTCGCCGCCGTCGCCCCGCTCGCCCACCTCGGACCCGCCGCCCTCGTGCTCTGCTGCCTCGCCTTCAACTTCGGCGCCGAGGCGCTCATCACCCGCAACTACTGGCTCGGCAGCGTCTGCGTCACCCCCATGGCGCTGCTCATCACCGAGTTCGTCGGCGTCCAGGAACCCGGCACCCTCATCACCGAACGCGTCGTGGACACCCTGGTCGGCGCCCTGGTCGGCTTCCTCGCCGCCGTCGCCGTCACCAACCGGCGGGCGGGGGACCGCGTCGAGGACGCCCTGGCCGCCGTCGAACGCCTCCGTGAGCACACCGCCCGGCTGCTCGCCGGGCCGGAACCCGAGCCCGCCGCCCTGGAGTCCGCCCGCCGCTCGCTCGCCGCCGCCCTGGTCGAACTGCGGGCCACCGCCGACGCCGCGTCCGGCGAATGGTGGCAGCGCGCCCTGCCCCAGGAACGGGTGATGCGCGCCGAACAGGCCGGACACCGTACGCTCGCCGCGACGACCCGGCGCCGGGGACGGCTGCCGGGCGACCGCACGGAGACGGAAGGCGTACGACCATGA
- a CDS encoding VOC family protein — MVHVLSGRILLRPVDPERSRDFYGGRLGLAVAREFGTGPERGTVYFLGGGFLELSGRSDTPASRDSSSARLWLQVEDVAAAHEELTAKGVEIARPPVREPWGLIEMWITDPDGTPIVLVEIPPEHPLRFRPGI; from the coding sequence ATGGTGCATGTACTCAGCGGCAGGATCCTGCTCCGTCCCGTGGACCCCGAGCGGTCCAGGGACTTCTACGGCGGGCGGCTCGGGCTCGCGGTGGCCCGCGAGTTCGGCACGGGGCCCGAGCGCGGCACGGTGTACTTCCTCGGGGGCGGCTTCCTGGAGCTGTCGGGGCGCTCCGACACCCCGGCGTCCCGGGATTCCTCCTCGGCGCGGCTGTGGCTCCAGGTCGAGGACGTCGCGGCGGCGCACGAGGAGCTGACGGCGAAGGGCGTCGAGATCGCCCGCCCGCCGGTCAGGGAGCCGTGGGGGCTGATCGAGATGTGGATCACCGACCCGGACGGCACGCCGATCGTGCTGGTGGAGATCCCGCCGGAACACCCGCTCCGGTTCCGGCCGGGCATCTGA
- a CDS encoding transglutaminase domain-containing protein, whose amino-acid sequence MELIQRTPDLSAYLAADEAIDHHHPVVRRTALRLAADVTDSYAYAQAAYEFVRDTVPHSQDSGDLRVTWRASDVLALGTGICHAKAHALAALLRAEDIPTALCYQRLRHDDGQCHVVHGLVAVRFHGAWHRQDPRGNKPGVAARFSLDGEHLAWVPDPERGEVDHPDLYAAPHPAVLGALKAAPDRPHLWATLPTAL is encoded by the coding sequence ATGGAGCTGATCCAGAGAACCCCCGACCTGTCCGCCTATCTGGCCGCTGACGAGGCCATCGACCACCACCATCCGGTGGTCAGACGGACCGCGCTCCGGCTGGCCGCCGACGTCACCGACTCGTATGCCTATGCACAGGCCGCCTACGAGTTCGTCCGCGACACCGTCCCGCACTCCCAGGACTCCGGCGACCTCCGCGTCACCTGGCGCGCCTCCGACGTGCTGGCCCTCGGCACCGGCATCTGCCACGCCAAGGCACACGCCCTCGCCGCCCTGCTGCGCGCCGAGGACATCCCCACCGCGCTCTGCTACCAACGGCTCCGCCACGACGACGGCCAGTGCCACGTCGTCCACGGCCTGGTCGCCGTCCGCTTCCACGGCGCCTGGCACCGCCAGGACCCGCGCGGCAACAAGCCGGGCGTGGCCGCGCGGTTCTCCCTCGACGGCGAACACCTCGCCTGGGTCCCGGACCCGGAGCGCGGCGAGGTGGACCACCCGGACCTGTACGCCGCGCCGCACCCGGCCGTGCTCGGCGCGCTCAAGGCGGCGCCCGACCGGCCGCACCTGTGGGCGACCCTCCCGACCGCGCTCTGA
- a CDS encoding flavin reductase family protein: MTASPDLETVQLASPDLLRSVFRRHAAGVAVITARGGSGPVGFTATSLTSVSAEPPMLSFGIGTGASSWPAVADTDHIAVHLLGEHQSELAATFARSGADRFGAPTRWHEGPEGVPVLAGVRAWLACRIVARVPAGDHRIVLAQVLAGDATGPGRPLLYHQGGFHGLRD; this comes from the coding sequence ATGACGGCATCCCCCGACCTCGAGACCGTTCAGCTCGCCTCGCCCGACCTGCTGCGCTCCGTCTTCCGGCGGCACGCGGCGGGGGTCGCCGTGATCACCGCGCGCGGCGGCTCGGGTCCGGTCGGTTTCACCGCCACCTCCCTCACCTCCGTCTCCGCCGAACCCCCCATGCTCTCCTTCGGGATCGGTACCGGCGCCTCCAGCTGGCCCGCGGTCGCCGACACCGACCACATAGCCGTGCACCTGCTCGGCGAACACCAGAGCGAACTGGCGGCCACCTTCGCGCGCAGCGGCGCCGACCGCTTCGGCGCGCCCACCCGCTGGCACGAGGGCCCCGAGGGCGTACCGGTGCTGGCCGGCGTGCGGGCCTGGCTGGCGTGCCGGATCGTCGCGCGGGTGCCGGCCGGGGACCACCGCATCGTGCTGGCCCAGGTGCTGGCGGGCGACGCCACGGGCCCCGGCCGTCCGCTCCTGTACCACCAGGGCGGCTTCCACGGCCTGCGCGACTGA
- a CDS encoding SDR family NAD(P)-dependent oxidoreductase produces the protein MGNGALSGAVIAVAGAGGAAGRATLVRLAEAGATVVAADNDPERLAEAVDAARYAGGGANVIGEPVDLLDLGSTREWAAHIAEEFGSVDGLVHLVGGWRGSETFTKTVLDDWDFLELLLIRTVQHTSLAFHEALQRSDRGRYVLISAAGASKPTAGNAAYAAAKAAAEAWTLAMGDFFRKAGGDEGPTSAATILVVKALVHDAMRADRPNAKFSGFTDVKDLAEAIVDVWDKPAAEVNGNRLWLTDRP, from the coding sequence ATGGGGAACGGGGCTCTCAGCGGTGCGGTGATCGCGGTGGCCGGCGCGGGCGGAGCCGCGGGCCGGGCGACACTGGTCCGGCTCGCGGAGGCGGGCGCGACGGTCGTCGCCGCCGACAACGACCCGGAGCGGCTCGCCGAGGCCGTCGACGCGGCCCGGTACGCGGGCGGCGGCGCCAACGTCATCGGAGAACCCGTCGACCTGCTCGACCTGGGCTCCACCCGGGAGTGGGCCGCGCACATCGCCGAGGAGTTCGGCAGCGTCGACGGCCTGGTGCACCTCGTCGGCGGCTGGCGCGGCAGCGAGACGTTCACCAAGACCGTCCTGGACGACTGGGACTTCCTCGAACTGCTGCTCATCCGCACCGTGCAGCACACCTCCCTCGCCTTCCACGAGGCGCTCCAGCGCAGCGACCGCGGCCGGTACGTCCTGATCAGCGCCGCAGGCGCCAGCAAGCCCACCGCGGGCAACGCCGCCTACGCGGCCGCCAAGGCCGCCGCCGAGGCGTGGACGCTCGCCATGGGCGACTTCTTCCGCAAGGCGGGCGGCGACGAGGGGCCCACCTCCGCCGCGACCATCCTGGTGGTGAAGGCGCTGGTGCACGACGCGATGCGCGCCGACCGCCCGAACGCCAAGTTCTCCGGCTTCACCGACGTCAAGGACCTCGCCGAGGCCATCGTCGACGTCTGGGACAAGCCCGCCGCCGAAGTGAACGGAAACCGTCTGTGGCTGACCGACCGGCCGTGA
- a CDS encoding electron transfer flavoprotein subunit alpha/FixB family protein — protein sequence MAEVLVYVDHVDGAVRKPTLELLTLARRIGEPVAVALGAGAADTAAVLAEHGAVKVLTDDAAEYADYLVVPKVDALQAAYEAVSPAAVLVPSSAEAKEVAARLALRIGSGIITDAVDLEAGAEGPVVTQSVFAASYTTKSRVSQGTPVVTVKPNSAAVEAAPAAGAVEALSVTFSAQATGTKVTGRTPRESTGRPELTEAAIVVSGGRGVNGADNFAIIEALADSLGAAVGASRAAVDAGWYPHTNQVGQTGKSVSPQLYIANGISGAIQHRAGMQTSKTIVAVNKDAEAPIFDLVDYGVVGDLFDVVPQLTEEIKARKG from the coding sequence ATGGCTGAAGTTCTCGTCTACGTCGACCACGTGGACGGTGCCGTCCGCAAGCCCACCCTCGAACTGCTGACGCTGGCCCGCCGGATCGGCGAGCCCGTCGCCGTCGCGCTGGGCGCGGGCGCCGCCGACACCGCCGCGGTCCTCGCCGAGCACGGCGCCGTCAAGGTGCTGACCGACGACGCCGCCGAGTACGCCGACTACCTGGTCGTCCCGAAGGTCGACGCCCTCCAGGCCGCCTACGAGGCCGTCTCCCCGGCCGCCGTCCTGGTGCCGTCCTCCGCCGAGGCCAAGGAGGTCGCCGCCCGCCTCGCGCTGCGCATCGGCTCCGGCATCATCACCGACGCCGTCGACCTGGAGGCCGGCGCCGAAGGACCCGTCGTCACCCAGTCGGTGTTCGCCGCGTCCTACACCACCAAGTCCCGTGTCTCCCAGGGCACTCCGGTCGTCACCGTCAAGCCGAACAGCGCCGCCGTCGAGGCCGCCCCGGCGGCCGGCGCCGTCGAGGCCCTGTCCGTGACGTTCTCCGCGCAGGCGACCGGCACCAAGGTCACCGGCCGCACCCCGCGCGAGTCGACGGGCCGCCCGGAGCTGACCGAGGCCGCGATCGTCGTCTCCGGTGGCCGCGGCGTCAACGGCGCCGACAACTTCGCGATCATCGAGGCCCTGGCCGACTCCCTCGGCGCGGCCGTGGGCGCCTCGCGCGCCGCGGTGGACGCCGGCTGGTACCCGCACACCAACCAGGTCGGCCAGACCGGCAAGTCGGTGTCGCCGCAGCTCTACATCGCCAACGGCATCTCGGGCGCGATCCAGCACCGGGCCGGCATGCAGACCTCGAAGACGATCGTGGCCGTGAACAAGGACGCCGAGGCCCCGATCTTCGACCTGGTCGACTACGGCGTCGTCGGCGACCTCTTCGACGTGGTGCCGCAGCTGACCGAGGAGATCAAGGCCCGCAAGGGCT
- a CDS encoding GNAT family N-acetyltransferase — protein sequence MDTAATTALTFRDATDADVDALVALIESAYRGDSSRAGWTTEADLLQGQRTDPQGVLAVIESPDSRLLVVERDGRRVACCQLEHRGDHAYFGMFAVSPALQGAGLGKIIIAEAERAARESWGAREMHMTVISVRDDLIAWYERRGYRRTGRTTPFPYGDERFGIPLRDDLRFELLIKELG from the coding sequence ATGGACACGGCCGCCACCACCGCGCTGACCTTCCGCGACGCCACGGACGCCGACGTGGACGCCCTCGTGGCGCTGATCGAGTCGGCGTACCGGGGGGACTCGAGCCGGGCCGGGTGGACCACCGAGGCGGACCTCCTCCAGGGGCAGCGCACCGACCCGCAGGGCGTGCTCGCGGTGATCGAGTCGCCCGACAGCCGGCTGCTCGTCGTCGAGCGGGACGGCCGCCGGGTCGCCTGCTGCCAGCTCGAACACCGCGGTGACCACGCCTACTTCGGGATGTTCGCGGTCAGCCCCGCGCTCCAGGGCGCCGGGCTCGGCAAGATCATCATCGCCGAGGCGGAGCGTGCCGCACGGGAGAGCTGGGGCGCGCGGGAGATGCACATGACCGTGATCTCCGTCCGCGACGACCTCATCGCCTGGTACGAGCGCCGCGGCTACCGCCGCACGGGACGGACGACCCCGTTCCCGTACGGCGACGAGCGCTTCGGCATCCCGCTCCGCGACGACCTGCGGTTCGAGCTGCTGATCAAGGAACTGGGCTGA
- a CDS encoding lysophospholipid acyltransferase family protein produces the protein MAELVYRPVIGFARTLFKTWDLKIDCQGSENIPRSGGAVLVSNHISYLDFIFSGLAALPQKRLVRFMAKESVFRHRISGPLMRGMKHIPVDRDQGEAAYAHALASLRSGEIVGVFPEATISPSFTLKSFKSGAARLAQEAGVPLVPMAVWGTQRLWTKGHPRNFKRSHTPITIRVGEAIEASKDKYAGALTRQVRERVQELLEAAQRAYPVRPKDANDTWWMPAHLGGTAPTPEEVRAAEAR, from the coding sequence ATGGCAGAGCTTGTCTACCGTCCCGTCATCGGATTCGCCCGCACGTTGTTCAAGACGTGGGACCTGAAGATCGACTGCCAGGGATCGGAGAACATTCCGCGCTCGGGCGGCGCCGTGCTGGTGAGCAATCACATCAGCTACCTGGACTTCATCTTCAGCGGCCTGGCGGCGCTCCCGCAGAAACGTCTCGTTCGCTTCATGGCGAAGGAGTCCGTCTTCCGGCACCGTATCTCGGGCCCGCTGATGCGCGGGATGAAGCACATCCCGGTCGACCGCGACCAGGGTGAGGCCGCCTACGCGCACGCGCTGGCCTCGCTGCGTTCGGGCGAGATCGTCGGGGTGTTCCCCGAGGCGACGATCTCGCCGTCGTTCACCCTCAAGAGCTTCAAGTCGGGTGCCGCGCGGCTGGCCCAGGAGGCGGGCGTGCCGCTGGTCCCGATGGCCGTGTGGGGGACGCAGCGGCTGTGGACCAAGGGCCACCCGCGCAACTTCAAGCGCAGCCACACCCCGATCACCATCCGGGTCGGGGAGGCGATCGAGGCGTCCAAGGACAAGTACGCGGGTGCCCTCACCCGGCAGGTGCGCGAGCGGGTGCAGGAGCTGCTCGAGGCCGCGCAGCGCGCCTATCCGGTCCGCCCGAAGGACGCGAACGACACCTGGTGGATGCCGGCCCACCTCGGCGGCACCGCGCCCACCCCGGAAGAGGTGCGGGCGGCCGAGGCACGCTGA
- a CDS encoding glycerophosphodiester phosphodiesterase: MNFLTIGHRGVMGVEPENTLRSFVAAQHAGLDVIELDLHLSKDGALVVMHDTDVDRTTDGTGPIAEKTLAELRALDAGRGERVPVFEEVLDAVPTPIQAEIKDVAAARALAEVIRERDLTSRVEVSSFHDEAVAEVARLLPGARTALIASRYGNDIVERAVEAGAATVCLNLRRLTLETVERARKADLRIIGWVVNTQEQLRLVRALGLDGATTDYPEIKRTGRFTA, translated from the coding sequence TTGAACTTCCTTACCATCGGTCACCGCGGGGTCATGGGTGTCGAACCCGAGAACACCCTCCGTTCGTTCGTCGCCGCCCAGCACGCCGGCCTCGACGTCATCGAACTCGATCTGCATCTGAGCAAGGACGGCGCCCTCGTCGTCATGCACGACACGGACGTGGACCGCACCACCGACGGCACAGGACCGATCGCCGAGAAGACCCTCGCCGAGCTGCGCGCGCTGGACGCGGGCCGGGGCGAGCGGGTGCCGGTCTTCGAGGAGGTCCTCGACGCGGTGCCGACGCCGATCCAGGCCGAGATCAAGGACGTGGCGGCGGCCCGCGCGCTGGCCGAGGTGATCCGCGAGCGCGATCTCACCTCCCGCGTCGAGGTGTCGTCGTTCCACGACGAGGCGGTCGCCGAGGTCGCCCGGCTGCTGCCCGGCGCCCGCACCGCGCTGATCGCCAGCCGCTACGGCAACGACATCGTGGAGCGGGCCGTGGAGGCCGGGGCCGCGACCGTCTGCCTGAACCTCAGACGGCTGACGCTGGAGACCGTGGAGCGGGCGCGCAAGGCGGATCTGCGGATCATCGGCTGGGTGGTGAACACGCAGGAGCAGCTGCGGCTGGTGCGGGCCCTGGGCCTGGACGGCGCGACCACCGACTACCCGGAGATCAAGCGCACCGGCCGCTTCACCGCGTGA